The Blattabacterium cuenoti genome includes a region encoding these proteins:
- a CDS encoding pyridoxine 5'-phosphate synthase gives MVKLSVNLNKIATLRNARGGNIPNVLQVAIDVQKFGCNGITIHPRPDERHITYKDVYDINSVITTELNIEGNPIEKFMKLVLEVKPSQVTLVPDSEYAITSNCGWNTFLYQDLLTHKINKLKDCGIRTSIFLDPKPELVSYAAKTGADRIELYTGYFAIGYANKKWNCIDPYINTAKMIVKNHMLINAGHDLNLDNISFLIRKIPNISEVSVGHALIHESLYMGLENTIQSYLKKIHQNK, from the coding sequence ATGGTAAAATTAAGTGTTAATTTAAATAAGATAGCAACATTAAGAAATGCAAGAGGAGGGAATATCCCTAATGTTTTACAGGTCGCAATAGATGTTCAAAAATTTGGATGCAATGGAATAACTATACATCCTCGTCCTGATGAAAGACATATTACATATAAAGATGTTTATGATATTAATTCGGTAATAACTACCGAATTAAATATTGAGGGAAATCCTATTGAAAAATTTATGAAATTAGTATTAGAAGTCAAACCTTCACAAGTAACTTTAGTTCCTGATTCTGAATATGCAATAACGTCTAATTGTGGATGGAATACTTTTTTATATCAAGATTTATTGACTCATAAAATTAATAAGTTGAAAGATTGCGGAATTCGTACTTCCATTTTTTTAGATCCGAAACCGGAATTAGTTTCATATGCCGCTAAAACAGGAGCAGATAGAATAGAATTATATACTGGATATTTTGCTATAGGATATGCTAATAAAAAATGGAATTGTATTGATCCTTACATTAATACAGCAAAAATGATTGTTAAAAATCATATGTTGATTAATGCAGGACATGATTTGAATTTAGATAATATTTCTTTTTTGATAAGAAAAATACCAAACATATCAGAAGTGTCAGTTGGACATGCTCTAATTCATGAATCACTATATATGGGATTAGAAAATACAATACAAAGTTATTTAAAAAAAATTCATCAAAATAAGTAA